A part of Candida albicans SC5314 chromosome 2, complete sequence genomic DNA contains:
- the AMN1 gene encoding Amn1p (Putative negative regulator of exit from mitosis; Plc1-regulated; rat catheter biofilm induced), which produces MNFHSTKPLSYDSSDNEIYNPFLVSTNEEGRVSPTIDKQQQPVLKRAKSIVSSNSLSAFFTDSKSKQQQQQQQRDRKRNKDRRNRPGRLRRSHSTNSNDQFIMNTGSFKLPDQDEFQFTMNNNSDNGFSSSTSSSDLESVPDLTDDNIDELTPETTPIKPVGNFYFNTLFDNEENTDGYYYKLNSQIKIRNELQQQQQQQQQQRLTSSSPSIFEIPEIVYKIISYVDEQNTILPQESTPIRRNPLSYKHALLIHGDKKSAQSALQKTTNQQSQQNQQPSSVISSSPLYNCLLVNKLFYKITSEIISTKFYSHNEQQLKKFIENKSHQQQNSSSPIIIQPKTFILHKLFQTKQIIFDQLIEFINFDQLSWFELYMCPKISLDKPQSQTFMKIFQSCSNNLTKLIITGSKTIDDEFLMKLGQFKCGDNLQILDLRACELITDFGIYQLSLYCRNLTFINFGRKPISNGNGNGGGNGGSGRYITDNSMIKLINNNRKLSTIGLAGCHITDKCVWEIANKLPNISRLSLNNCPKLTNSGINQIFTLTNTPNSNYFKCLSVLELRFNHQLTDLTSIIKFKRRQKFQFNIILLLELCESLMLKYRQQEFELDKLISLKIFQDISHWVNDYNDNDGDLSYNEIKHLINNNNNNNSSNNISTRGF; this is translated from the coding sequence ATGAATTTTCATTCTACAAAACCATTATCCTATGATTCTAGTGATAATGAGATTTATAATCCCTTTTTAGTGAGTACAAATGAGGAAGGAAGAGTATCTCCAACCAttgataaacaacaacaaccagtTTTAAAACGAGCTAAATCTATTGtatcatcaaattcattatcagCATTTTTCACTGATCTGAAAAGtaagcaacaacaacagcaacaacaaagagatagaaaaagaaataaagatAGAAGAAATAGACCTGGTCGATTAAGAAGATCTCATTCAACTAATAGTAatgatcaatttattatgaATACTGGAAGTTTCAAATTACCTGATCAAGatgaatttcaattcactatgaataataatagtgataatggtttttcttcttctaccTCATCTTCAGATTTAGAAAGTGTACCTGATTTAActgatgataatattgatgaattaaccCCGGAAACAACTCCTATTAAACCAGTAGgtaatttttatttcaatacattatttgataatgaagaaaacaCTGATGgctattattataaattgaattctcAAATCAAGATAAGAAATgaacttcaacaacaacagcaacaacaacagcaacaaagATTAACATCTTCTTCACCATCGATCTTTGAAATTCCGgaaattgtttataaaatAATCAGTTATGTTGATGAACAAAATACAATTTTGCCACAAGAATCAACTCCAATTAGAAGAAATCCATTATCTTATAAGCATGCATTATTAATCCATGGTGATAAAAAATCCGCTCAATCTGCCCTTCAAAAAACCACCAATCAACAAAgtcaacaaaatcaacaacctTCAAGTGtcatttcatcatcaccattatataattgtttattggtgaataaattattttataaaaTCACTAGTGAAAtcatatcaacaaaattttattcCCATAAtgaacaacaattgaaaaaattcattgaaaataaatcccaccaacaacaaaattcaTCATCTCCTATTATCATTCAACCAAAAACATTTATATTAcataaattatttcaaactaaacaaatcattttcgatcaattaattgaatttataaattttgatcaattatcaTGGTTTGAATTATATATGTGTCCgaaaatttcattagaTAAACCTCAATCTCAAACATTTATGAAAATATTCCAATCAtgttcaaataatttaactaAATTAATTATCACCGGTTCAAAAactattgatgatgaatttttaatgaaattgggACAATTTAAATGTGGTgataatttacaaattttaGATTTACGTGCTTGTGAATTAATTACTGATTTTGgtatttatcaattaagtTTATATTGTCGAAATTTAacttttataaattttggTCGTAAACCTATTagtaatggtaatggtaatggtggtggtaatggtggTAGTGGACGATATATTACTGATAATTCAatgattaaattgattaataataatcgaAAATTACTGACTATAGGATTAGCAGGATGTCATATAACTGATAAATGTGTTTGGGAAATTGCCAATAAATTACCAAATATATCTCGattatcattaaataattgtCCTAAATTGACTAATTCTGgtataaatcaaatattcaCCCTAACAAATACTCCCAACTCCAATTATTTTAAATGTCTTTCAGTTTTGGAATTAAGATttaatcatcaattgacTGATTTAACttcaattataaaatttaaaCGACGacaaaaatttcaatttaatattatattattattagaattatGTGAATCATTAATGTTAAAATATCGTcaacaagaatttgaattagataaattgatttctttaaagATTTTCCAAGATATTTCTCATTGGGTTAATGattataatgataatgatggtGATTTACTgtataatgaaattaaacatttgataaataacaacaacaacaacaacagcagcaacaacattaGTACCAGAGGTTTttag
- the ROD1 gene encoding Rod1p (Protein similar to S. cerevisiae Rod1;a membrane protein with a role in drug tolerance; repressed by Rgt1; mutant is viable): MVKKSQQNTSKSTSLFEIRLKNLDHDVLVLKGNPQEAASALLSGTIVISVIEPISIKKISLRLFSTLKLDGEVTGGASGSSRIINFSKKTYEYIWNSQEFSNYLNNHNNNLSQLSSGTNSPNNRSSTSLSSHNNNHHGAFSKLTRNHSSTSLLGLRSKSSLSLSGLTGGSSTNLVSAFTSSNTNNNNNNNNNNNKLNHSLSSTQLHSGSIGGSTGNIGGSTGNIGGSHLLVQGNYEIPFSVILPGDLPESIEGLPGCSNVYRLEAIIDRGKFHSSMIAKKRLRIIRTLTSDAVELSETIAVDNTWPNKVEYSLSCPTKAIAIGSSTPITMTLVPLLKGLQLGDIKIELIEMYSFVGSYPPMKTDERIIAKKKIPKRKKNNNGDEEEEEEEVDMFDQWQIDTIINIPSSLSKCTQDVDLSTNVRVRHKLKFNIGLINPDGHTSELRATLPIQLFISPFVTVRGNNNNSNTGEDNNDRNIDPNDDDILFTSDSYDALSALNNNQNVDNSGAGGGDIGSNNSSMTNLTGLLAPPMYERHIYDRLWSDISPVATPLASGPATPKSGIILGGGSGSERFGNEYGMSPLDSQVLTENLRQLSLQRQKQEQSDITTVDDGHGRATFNLMDNDDNNSIHSGTTGGVTGGNGDYFTSSTSRRPILPRSNQSFLQDHMVAMSPPVHISRVNSDINLGNNNNNNNNAPSNLSPLELSQVPSYAEAMNSDPPTITNEELFSPAYEPPLPGSHINLQELNKNLTNLQQQNNNKIGRHNSLKNSNSFKLQRSSSTTSRNSSQNSSPMHSRTVSSNNLSSLSGHHTNNSHHHHHHSGATSPSSSMTNLQRLTPAHLARSSSTNQSLNIPTTTTSGGGDGGATFSLSSSPNSTTASTTHQSVGKLSNSAADRTNGGATPIRTSSSLSLHNLHFLSKKKK, encoded by the coding sequence ATGGTGAAAAAACTGCAACAAAATACATctaaatcaacatcattatttgaaattagattgaaaaatcttGATCATGATGTATTAGTATTGAAAGGAAATCCTCAAGAAGCAGCATCGGCTTTATTATCAGGAACTATAGTTATATCAGTAATTgaaccaatttcaattaaaaaaatttcccTTCGTTTATTTTCTACATTAAAATTAGATGGTGAAGTTACTGGTGGTGCTAGTGGTAGTTCTagaataatcaatttttctaaaaaaaCTTATGAATATATTTGGAATAGTCAAGAATTTTctaattatttaaataatcaCAATAATAACCTTAGTCAATTGAGTTCAGGGACAAATTCACCAAATAATCGATCATCTacttcattatcatcacaTAATAACAATCATCATGGGGCATTTTCTAAATTGACGAGAAATCattcatcaacttcattATTGGGATTAAGATCAAAATCTTCATTAAGTCTTTCAGGATTAACTGGTGgttcatcaacaaatttagTATCAGCATTCACATCAAGTAAtactaacaacaataataataataataataataataataaattaaatcattctTTATCATCTACTCAATTACATAGTGGTAGCATTGGTGGTAGCACTGGTAACATTGGTGGTAGCACTGGTAACATTGGTGGTAGTCATTTATTGGTACAAGGAAATTATGAAATTCCATTCAGTGTAATTTTACCTGGAGATTTACctgaatcaattgaaggGCTACCTGGATGTTCTAATGTTTATCGATTAGAAGCAATTATTGATCGGGGGAAATTTCATAGTTCAATGATTGCTAAAAAAAGACTTCGAATCATTCGTACATTAACTTCTGATGCGGTTGAATTATCAGAAACCATAGCTGTTGATAATACTTGGCCCAATAAAGTAGAATATTCATTAAGTTGTCCAACAAAAGCTATTGCTATTGGTTCATCAACTCCTATAACAATGACTCTTGTCCCCTTATTGAAAGGTTTACAATTAGGtgatattaaaattgaattgattgaaatgtATTCATTTGTTGGGAGTTATCCACCAATGAAAACTGATGAAAGAATAATtgccaaaaagaaaataccCAAacgaaagaaaaataacaatggtgatgaagaagaagaagaagaagaagtggATATGTTTGATCAATGGCAAATCGatacaattattaatattccATCAAGCTTATCAAAATGTACTCAAGATGTTGATTTATCTACTAATGTTAGAGTTCGtcataaattgaaatttaatATTGGATTAATTAATCCTGATGGTCATACTTCAGAATTAAGAGCAACTTTACCcattcaattatttatttctcCATTTGTTACTGTTCgtggtaataataataattctaatACTGGTGAggataataatgatagaaatattgatccaaatgatgatgatattttatttactAGCGATTCCTATGATGCATTATCGgcattaaataataatcagAATGTTGACAATTCTGGGGCTGGTGGCGGAGATATTGGATCAAATAATAGTTCAATGACAAATTTAACGGGATTACTTGCTCCACCAATGTATGAAAGACATATTTATGATCGATTATGGTCAGATATTTCTCCTGTAGCTACTCCTTTAGCATCAGGTCCAGCAACTCCAAAAAGTGGAATCATTTTAGGTGGTGGAAGTGGTAGTGAACGATTTGGTAATGAATATGGTATGTCGCCATTGGATTCTCAAGTATTGACGGAAAATCTTCGACAATTAAGTTTACAACGAcaaaaacaagaacaatCGGATATTACTACTGTTGATGATGGACATGGTAGAGCaacttttaatttaatggataatgatgataataatagtattCATAGTGGAACCACCGGGGGTGTTACTGGTGGCAATGGTGATTATTTTACCAGTAGCACTTCAAGAAGACCAATTTTACCTCGTTCTAATCAAAGTTTCCTTCAAGATCATATGGTGGCAATGTCACCACCAGTACATATATCTCGAGTTAATTCAGATATCAATTTaggtaataataacaacaacaacaacaatgccCCTTCCAATTTGAGTCCATTAGAATTATCACAAGTTCCATCATATGCTGAAGCAATGAATAGTGATCCACCAACAATTActaatgaagaattattttCTCCAGCTTATGAACCACCATTACCTGGATCTCATAttaatttacaagaattaaataaaaatttaaccaatcttcaacaacaaaataataataaaattggtCGTCATAATTCTcttaaaaattcaaattcgTTCAAATTACAACGATCTTCATCGACTACTTCAAGAAATTCTTCACAAAATTCATCACCAATGCATTCAAGAACTGTATCAagtaataatttatcatcattatcaggACATCACACTAATAAtagtcatcatcatcatcatcattctGGTGCAActtcaccatcatcatcaatgaCTAATTTACAAAGATTAACACCTGCCCATCTTGCTCGTTCAAGTAGTACTAATCAATCATTAAAtataccaacaacaacaactagtggtggtggtgatggcGGGGCAACATTTAGTTTATCAAGTTCACCAAATAGTACAACTGCATCTACTACACATCAAAGTGTTGGTAAATTATCTAATAGTGCTGCTGATCGAACTAATGGAGGGGCAACACCAATAAGAACAAGTTCTAGTTTGAGTTTACATAATTTACATTTTTTAagtaagaaaaagaaatag
- the SRD1 gene encoding Srd1p (Sur7 family protein with PalI-like domains; not required for stress responses; mutant is viable), with protein MSFKAGYHTISFLFILVSFVFLLFATISYPVVDIFALSKTSDNKYGIFGSCSTSNSDNCIVGYPLDFTGSIKDNSSGYLFMNDTRTTLAKIFVLAPIALGFDLILLIVIFVIHFGSRVTVLIGIFVNVLATIATIITCVVVILCFYPYVTWVPWTLVAAGAITFISLILLILSLTVVGNDDDDDDNDAKSNFDNEDFGRFTNYSRIDDKFNHIQTSTFKTSNSLDNDYEYKPHNNNNNNNNATTATTTNNVGSTNFTGGAMNKFSNPTNNSRGVMNGGSTTTGSGVGSGGTVISGMNPPAHKNGSLTSNSSSYYNNPQTATDFTQRNKPNAYQPSSLSGSGSNNGNTASSSLPYPPGTPIVDNNSNNSRNNYQPGVFDHHLGVEGHKPFTELDDDFDDDDEEDLANNRREIVNINDSDNDSDFTSVSQRPPNPQYYGSNSGSGTGYLPSNVVNQYSHVQQYQPIHQQGMPPPPQPPQQQQYRPTGQYSPSPNMGYNNTPMRSGGGVPPPGAGPGPGPVPVSGSYFPNQGPVPVPPQQQQQVRGPTISENVLNNNPDFQFSRGGQQQKRRVNPGFVPVAARYNNNNNNSTTGSSIGGPGNKNQNASALMGRRENTGPRSGPYGITR; from the coding sequence ATGTCTTTTAAAGCAGGGTATCATACTATATCATTCCTATTTATACTAGTATcatttgtatttttattatttgctACCATTAGTTATCCTGTGGTTGATATATTTGCCTTGAGTAAAACTCTGGATAATAAATATGGGATATTTGGAAGTTGTCTGACATCAAACAGTGATAATTGTATTGTTGGTTACCCACTTGATTTTACTGGTTCCATAAAAGATAATCTGTCAGgttatttatttatgaATGATACTAGAACCACATTGgcaaaaatatttgttttagCACCTATTGCCcttggatttgatttgattttattgattgttatATTTGTAATTCATTTTGGATCTCGTGTAACGGTGTTGATTGGAATTTTCGTTAATGTACTTGCCACGATTGCAACAATTATTACTTGTGTGGTTGTAATTTTATGTTTTTATCCTTATGTAACTTGGGTTCCTTGGACTTTAGTGGCAGCTGGAGCTATTACatttatttcattgattcttttaattttaagTTTGACAGTTGTTGGAAatgacgacgatgatgatgataatgatgctAAATCTAATTTCgataatgaagattttGGAAGATTTACTAATTATAGTCgtattgatgataaatttaatcATATTCAAACATCTACTTTCAAAACAAGTAATTCCcttgataatgattatgaatATAAACCccataacaataacaataacaataacaatgcTACCACAGCCACTACTACCAATAATGTTGGTAGTACCAATTTCACTGGTGGGGCAATGAATAAATTCTCAAACCCTACTAATAATTCTCGAGGTGTTATGAATGGTGGATCGACTACTACTGGTTCTGGTGTTGGATCAGGAGGTACTGTTATTTCTGGTATGAATCCTCCTGCTCATAAAAATGGGTCCCTCACCAGTAATTCATCTTCCTATTATAACAATCCACAAACTGCCACTGATTTCACACAAAGAAATAAACCTAATGCTTATCAACCAAGTTCATTAAGTGGTTCCGGTAGCAATAATGGTAATACTgcttcatcatcacttCCTTATCCTCCTGGTACaccaattgttgataataacaGTAACAATAGTAGAAATAATTATCAACCAGGAGTTTTTGATCATCATCTTGGTGTTGAAGGTCATAAACCATTTACTGAATtggatgatgattttgacgatgatgatgaagaagatttggCTAATAATCGACGtgaaattgttaatattaatgattcTGATAATGATTCTGATTTCACTAGTGTTTCACAACGACCACCTAATCCTCAATATTATGGAAGTAATTCTGGAAGTGGTACTGGGTATTTACCTTCAAATGTGGTTAATCAATACTCTCATGTTCAGCAATATCAACCTATACATCAACAAGGTatgccaccaccaccacaaccacctcaacaacaacaatatagGCCTACTGGTCAATATTCTCCGTCACCAAATATGGGTTATAATAATACTCCAATGAGAAGTGGTGGAGGTGTACCACCACCAGGAGCAGGTCCAGGTCCAGGTCCAGTTCCAGTGTCAGGATCTTATTTCCCAAATCAAGGGCCTGTACCTgtaccaccacaacaacaacaacaagttaGAGGACCAACTATATCTGAAAAtgtattgaataataatccaGATTTCCAATTTAGTCGTGGTggtcaacaacaaaaacgTAGAGTGAATCCAGGATTTGTACCTGTGGCAGCaagatataataataataacaacaatagtaCTACCGGTAGTCTGATTGGAGGACCAGGTAATAAGAATCAAAATGCTAGTGCTTTAATGggaagaagagaaaataCTGGACCTAGAAGTGGTCCTTATGGTATTACTAGATGA